A stretch of Corallococcus soli DNA encodes these proteins:
- a CDS encoding response regulator: MAPRILVVDDNLELLSLLTQLFEDAGYEVVGASRGKQGIEAARASPPGCAVLDILLPDMMGYHLADTLRKDNPQLPLLFITGVFKGGKHATEARQKYQAAGYFEKPFEAQKLLEAVAKVLPAEKKAPAASMQDAFEVELDIDVEEEGPQDAMELTGRIKVTGGGNLTAEIRGANLTATPMQKVPSTQVRAPTPGRPPDPLPVGAGAPGSRRGELRDNLPSLLTAFYLSRETGELGIQRGKVKKVVYFENGTPVFALSNLLADRFGQFLVRVGKIKPEQLQDASAVAALSQRRTGDVLVERALLKDTERLYYVGQQVKAIIYSLFSWEEGTYVMSFKEKASAESIKLDVHPANLIVRGIKKLYKPERLRRLLQPEDRLIPAVAPAYGLNEVELERWEAELLPKIDGNRVVAELLAFANRPEHVVYGFLVSMMALGILDKR, translated from the coding sequence ATGGCGCCTCGAATCCTCGTCGTGGACGACAACCTGGAGCTCCTCTCCCTCCTCACCCAGCTCTTCGAGGACGCCGGGTATGAGGTGGTGGGCGCCAGCCGTGGCAAGCAGGGCATCGAAGCCGCGCGCGCCTCGCCGCCCGGGTGTGCCGTCCTGGACATCCTTCTGCCCGACATGATGGGCTACCACCTGGCGGACACGCTCCGGAAGGACAACCCCCAGCTCCCGCTGCTCTTCATCACGGGTGTCTTCAAGGGCGGCAAGCACGCCACCGAAGCGCGCCAGAAGTACCAGGCCGCCGGCTACTTCGAGAAACCCTTCGAGGCCCAGAAGCTGCTCGAAGCGGTGGCCAAGGTGCTGCCCGCGGAGAAGAAGGCCCCCGCCGCCTCGATGCAGGACGCCTTCGAGGTGGAGCTGGACATCGACGTGGAGGAGGAGGGCCCGCAGGACGCCATGGAGCTGACCGGCCGCATCAAGGTCACGGGCGGCGGCAACCTCACGGCCGAAATCCGGGGCGCGAACCTCACCGCCACGCCCATGCAGAAGGTGCCCTCCACCCAGGTGCGGGCCCCCACGCCGGGCCGCCCGCCGGATCCGCTGCCGGTGGGCGCGGGCGCGCCGGGCAGCCGCCGGGGCGAGCTGCGCGACAACCTGCCGTCGCTGCTCACCGCCTTCTACCTGTCGCGCGAGACGGGCGAACTGGGCATCCAGCGCGGCAAGGTGAAGAAGGTCGTCTACTTCGAGAACGGCACCCCGGTGTTCGCGCTCTCCAACCTGCTGGCGGACCGCTTCGGGCAGTTCCTGGTGCGCGTGGGGAAGATCAAACCCGAGCAGCTCCAGGACGCGTCCGCCGTCGCCGCGCTGAGCCAGCGGCGCACCGGGGACGTGCTGGTGGAGCGCGCCCTGCTCAAGGACACGGAGCGGCTGTACTACGTGGGCCAGCAGGTGAAGGCCATCATCTACTCGCTCTTCTCCTGGGAGGAGGGCACGTACGTGATGAGCTTCAAGGAGAAGGCCTCCGCGGAGTCCATCAAGCTGGACGTGCACCCGGCCAACCTCATCGTCCGGGGCATCAAGAAGCTCTACAAGCCGGAGCGCCTGCGCCGCCTGCTCCAGCCCGAGGACCGGCTCATCCCCGCGGTCGCCCCCGCCTATGGCCTCAACGAGGTGGAGCTGGAGCGCTGGGAGGCGGAGCTGCTGCCCAAGATCGACGGCAACCGCGTGGTGGCGGAGCTGCTCGCGTTCGCCAACCGCCCGGAGCACGTCGTCTACGGCTTCCTGGTGTCGATGATGGCGCTGGGCATCCTGGACAAGCGGTAG
- a CDS encoding MXAN_6627.5 family MYXO-CTERM protein yields the protein MSSFFSRLRPAGFLTLAGLLLLSPLATVAQTQTDAGEEDPGGEEGEDSVGRVPTNCRSSSDCAPRFSCDEGGKCKYTGIRKAQTQGCLLGPEAALLVLGAAAVAGSRRRR from the coding sequence ATGTCCTCCTTCTTCTCGCGCCTCCGTCCGGCGGGGTTCCTGACCCTGGCCGGCCTCCTGCTGCTGTCGCCCCTGGCGACCGTCGCCCAGACCCAGACGGATGCCGGCGAAGAAGACCCGGGCGGCGAGGAGGGCGAGGACAGCGTGGGGCGGGTGCCCACCAACTGCCGCAGCAGCAGCGACTGCGCGCCGCGCTTCAGCTGTGACGAGGGCGGCAAGTGCAAGTACACCGGGATCCGCAAGGCCCAGACCCAGGGCTGTCTGCTGGGTCCTGAAGCGGCCCTGCTGGTGCTGGGCGCGGCCGCGGTGGCCGGCTCCCGGCGCCGTCGGTAG
- a CDS encoding class I SAM-dependent methyltransferase has product MRLGLKADNLLERVADFLNLAPQPLAHAFFGMMASRTLMAGARLGVYAALADGAATAEALAARLKTSTEGMRALLEALIACEVVELQRGRFRLAPRARRWLDPRSPQAITAFLEFNYAQWDWWGQLENAVKSGQSVDIHQFAPDDPRWRDYIQAMYQLARLASPEVAGAIPLPRGAKQLLDLGGAHGWYAAELCRVHRGLKATVVDLEGSVRVGREIIAQAGLSHRVTHREGDVLHADLGGPYDGVLLFQVMHHLTPAQNVALLRRVRGAMASKGTLAVLEYLREERDTQGTSAPLIGLHYFLTSGAAAYTPAEVEGFLDDAGFRVQSTRPIRHLPLQTLIIAQPE; this is encoded by the coding sequence ATGCGGCTGGGCCTCAAGGCGGACAACCTCCTGGAGCGGGTGGCGGACTTCCTCAACCTGGCGCCCCAGCCCCTGGCGCACGCCTTCTTCGGGATGATGGCGTCGCGCACGCTGATGGCCGGCGCGCGCCTGGGCGTCTACGCGGCGCTGGCGGACGGCGCGGCGACCGCCGAGGCGCTGGCGGCCCGGCTCAAGACGAGCACCGAGGGCATGCGCGCGCTGCTGGAGGCGCTCATCGCCTGCGAGGTGGTGGAGCTGCAGCGAGGCCGCTTCCGGCTGGCCCCCAGGGCCCGGCGCTGGCTGGACCCGCGCTCGCCGCAGGCCATCACCGCGTTCCTGGAGTTCAACTACGCGCAGTGGGACTGGTGGGGGCAGCTGGAGAACGCGGTGAAGAGCGGGCAGTCGGTGGACATCCACCAGTTCGCTCCGGACGACCCGCGCTGGCGCGACTACATCCAGGCCATGTACCAGCTGGCGCGGCTGGCCTCGCCGGAGGTGGCGGGGGCCATCCCCCTGCCCCGGGGCGCCAAGCAGCTGCTGGACCTGGGCGGCGCGCATGGCTGGTACGCGGCGGAGCTGTGCCGGGTGCACCGGGGCCTGAAGGCCACGGTGGTGGACCTGGAGGGCAGCGTGCGCGTGGGGCGGGAGATCATCGCCCAGGCGGGGCTGTCGCACCGGGTGACGCACCGGGAAGGCGACGTGCTGCACGCGGACCTGGGCGGGCCGTATGACGGCGTGCTGCTGTTCCAGGTGATGCACCACCTGACGCCCGCGCAGAACGTGGCGCTCCTGCGGCGCGTGCGCGGGGCCATGGCGTCCAAGGGGACGCTCGCGGTGCTGGAGTACCTGCGCGAGGAGCGCGACACGCAGGGCACGTCCGCGCCGCTCATCGGGCTGCACTACTTCCTCACGTCGGGGGCGGCGGCGTACACGCCCGCGGAGGTGGAGGGGTTCCTGGACGACGCGGGCTTCCGCGTGCAGAGCACCCGGCCCATCCGCCACCTGCCCTTGCAGACGTTGATCATCGCGCAGCCGGAGTAG
- a CDS encoding Uma2 family endonuclease codes for MAYGAKTLEGPATLADIEALPEGVVGEIIDGTLYTHARPRAEHGYFGLRLFRELDESFQLGGEQPGGWWIMAEPGIRVGGSPEFSPDLAGWRRERVPALPQGQWTDVPDWACEILSPSTRGYDQRIKRPFYARIGIRHLWFVDLEVRTLTVSELREGRWMEMGVYAEEDDLIRAPPFDERDLRLGWLWKSIR; via the coding sequence ATGGCCTATGGCGCGAAGACGCTCGAGGGTCCCGCGACCCTCGCTGACATCGAGGCCCTGCCCGAGGGCGTGGTGGGCGAGATCATCGACGGAACGTTGTACACGCATGCGAGGCCCCGGGCCGAACATGGCTACTTCGGATTGAGGCTCTTCCGAGAGCTGGACGAGTCCTTCCAACTGGGCGGGGAACAACCCGGCGGCTGGTGGATCATGGCCGAGCCGGGCATCCGGGTGGGCGGCTCCCCGGAGTTCAGCCCGGACCTCGCGGGCTGGCGGCGCGAACGGGTTCCAGCGCTGCCCCAGGGGCAATGGACCGACGTGCCCGACTGGGCGTGTGAAATCCTCTCTCCCTCCACGCGCGGCTACGACCAGCGCATCAAACGGCCGTTCTACGCACGCATCGGCATCCGGCACCTGTGGTTCGTGGACCTGGAGGTGCGCACGCTCACCGTGAGCGAGCTGCGGGAGGGGCGCTGGATGGAGATGGGCGTCTACGCCGAGGAGGATGACCTCATCCGGGCGCCCCCGTTCGACGAGCGGGACCTGCGCCTGGGCTGGCTCTGGAAGTCCATCCGCTAG
- a CDS encoding tetratricopeptide repeat protein codes for MPDADGATPPVSPEEEAKALMDRARLLIRAGQVLEVIPLCDTVYRRHTASRVPALQLQVARALGHRGAALSEEGKAVEALIHFDEVERRFWSPRKPALWEGVAWAMVYRTSLLMEQDRPQQALQCVGEVLRRFGSSEPPPGGLRNAVGVARLLLPNVYNQLEEHEEALRLSEALLEACDGDPEPLKVDMASGALLQRAHALQGLGHWEEALECFDTVDVRYCEDPDPRMRSVVSAALLGRALVLIKQELVPEALSALNAVLEHAGPHPYPRQRPMVDFAQFQREVFERQLEEERELAARQKAKRRT; via the coding sequence ATGCCGGACGCTGACGGCGCCACGCCCCCTGTCTCACCGGAGGAGGAGGCGAAGGCGTTGATGGACCGGGCGCGCCTGCTCATCCGCGCGGGGCAGGTCCTGGAGGTGATTCCGCTCTGTGACACGGTGTACCGGCGCCACACGGCGTCGCGGGTGCCCGCGCTCCAGCTCCAGGTGGCGCGAGCACTGGGACACCGGGGCGCGGCGCTCTCGGAAGAGGGCAAGGCGGTGGAGGCGCTCATCCACTTCGACGAGGTGGAGCGCCGCTTCTGGAGCCCGCGCAAGCCCGCGCTGTGGGAGGGCGTGGCCTGGGCCATGGTGTACCGGACCAGTCTCCTGATGGAGCAGGACAGACCCCAGCAGGCCCTCCAGTGCGTGGGGGAGGTGCTGCGCCGCTTCGGCTCGTCGGAGCCTCCGCCCGGGGGCCTGCGCAACGCGGTGGGAGTGGCCCGGTTGCTGCTGCCGAACGTGTACAACCAACTGGAGGAGCACGAGGAAGCGCTGCGCCTGAGCGAAGCCCTGCTGGAGGCGTGTGACGGGGACCCGGAGCCCCTCAAGGTCGACATGGCGTCGGGGGCGCTCCTCCAGCGGGCCCATGCCCTCCAGGGGCTGGGACACTGGGAAGAGGCCCTTGAATGCTTCGACACGGTGGACGTGCGCTACTGCGAGGATCCGGATCCCCGGATGCGGTCCGTGGTGTCCGCGGCGCTCCTGGGACGGGCCCTGGTGCTCATCAAGCAGGAGCTGGTTCCGGAGGCGCTCTCCGCGCTGAACGCCGTCCTCGAACACGCCGGCCCCCACCCCTACCCGAGGCAGCGGCCCATGGTGGACTTCGCGCAGTTCCAGCGGGAGGTCTTTGAGCGGCAGCTCGAGGAGGAGCGCGAGCTGGCCGCCCGTCAGAAGGCGAAGCGGCGGACGTGA
- a CDS encoding MBL fold metallo-hydrolase produces the protein MRLDHRHQVTRLWPVLALSLWTGCFAGTVHRGPATDHFDGETFRNLGDAPKLPALKLIGAALKEERGAWRPYEALPFGPKPPTRVGPGQLRVTFINHATVLLQADGVNVLTDPIYSDRASPVSFVGPQRVRPPGIRFEDLPPIDVVVVSHNHYDHMDLPTLRMLEAAHHPRFLVGLGNRELLKAEGFQHVEELDWWQSAQGGPPGLKVTAVPAQHRSNRGLTDQEETLWAGYVLETSGGPVLFAGDTGLGPHFQRITERFGPMRLSVLPIGAFRPRIIHPVHMGPEQALEAHRVLRSATSVAMHYGTFPMAFDGQDEAKYLLLRLLLKEQVRPRFWALGFGEGRDVPPLAPGDAGRADAGR, from the coding sequence ATGCGACTGGACCATCGTCATCAAGTGACCCGGCTGTGGCCCGTGCTGGCCCTGTCGCTGTGGACGGGCTGTTTCGCCGGCACCGTGCACCGGGGCCCGGCGACCGACCACTTCGACGGCGAGACGTTCCGCAACCTGGGCGACGCCCCGAAGCTGCCCGCCCTGAAGCTCATCGGGGCCGCGCTGAAGGAGGAGCGCGGCGCGTGGCGCCCGTACGAGGCGCTGCCCTTCGGGCCGAAGCCCCCCACCCGCGTGGGCCCGGGCCAGCTGCGCGTGACGTTCATCAACCACGCCACGGTGCTGCTCCAGGCGGACGGGGTGAACGTGCTGACGGACCCCATCTATTCGGACCGGGCCAGCCCCGTGTCCTTCGTGGGCCCCCAGCGCGTGCGGCCCCCCGGCATCCGCTTCGAGGACCTGCCGCCCATCGACGTCGTGGTGGTGAGCCACAACCACTACGACCACATGGACCTGCCCACGCTGCGCATGCTGGAGGCCGCGCACCACCCGCGGTTCCTCGTGGGCCTGGGCAACCGGGAGCTCTTGAAGGCCGAGGGCTTCCAGCACGTCGAGGAGCTGGACTGGTGGCAGTCCGCGCAGGGCGGGCCGCCGGGCCTGAAGGTCACGGCGGTGCCCGCGCAGCACCGCTCGAACCGGGGGCTGACAGACCAGGAGGAGACGCTGTGGGCGGGCTACGTGCTGGAGACCTCCGGCGGCCCGGTGCTCTTCGCGGGGGACACCGGCCTGGGGCCGCACTTCCAGCGCATCACGGAGCGCTTCGGGCCCATGCGCCTGTCGGTGCTGCCCATCGGGGCATTCCGTCCGCGCATCATCCACCCGGTGCACATGGGCCCGGAGCAGGCGCTGGAGGCGCACCGCGTGCTGCGCTCGGCCACGTCGGTGGCGATGCACTACGGCACCTTCCCCATGGCCTTCGACGGCCAGGACGAGGCGAAGTACCTGCTCCTGCGGCTGCTGTTGAAGGAGCAGGTGCGGCCGCGCTTCTGGGCGCTTGGCTTCGGCGAGGGCCGGGACGTGCCGCCGCTGGCGCCCGGGGACGCGGGGCGGGCTGATGCCGGACGCTGA
- a CDS encoding PLP-dependent aminotransferase family protein: MKTPPGAVTSLLLRLDPRTSTPLHEQIFEGVRARILSGALAPGWRIPSSRQLAAELEVARSTVLQALDALAAEGYVVARAGASTRVAPELPIAPEDRPRSAPLRASRGPRLAASARIRKSSPVGAPRLGAAPRAFRPGVPALDLFPTALWGRTVTRVHARASTGLLDGGDPLGHAPLREAIAVHVSASRGVRCVAEQIFVTAGTQQAFDEVLRLALDPGDAVWVEDPGYPGVRRAVLAAGGRTVPVPVDSEGLDVGAGMARAPRARVAVVAPSHQYPLGATLSLARRMALLRWAARTRAVIIEDDYDSEFRHRGRPLTALQGLDETGCVVYVGTFSKSMFPGLRLGFFVAPPSLVDAFASARASAPAPASSLEQAALAVFLAEGHFARHLRRMRVAYRERGEALLDALRADCAGALTPRPCDTGMQVSASLAAPLSDLRVREEAARRGVEVAALSDYFLGRSREAGLVLGFGGVRPDALRAGTRTLARGLEALRGR; this comes from the coding sequence TTGAAGACCCCTCCCGGCGCCGTCACCTCCCTGCTTCTCCGCCTGGACCCGCGAACGTCCACGCCGCTCCACGAGCAGATCTTCGAGGGTGTCCGCGCGCGCATCCTCTCCGGAGCGCTGGCGCCGGGATGGCGGATCCCTTCATCCCGCCAGCTCGCCGCGGAGCTGGAGGTGGCCCGCAGCACGGTCCTCCAGGCGCTGGATGCGCTCGCCGCCGAGGGCTACGTCGTGGCCCGCGCTGGCGCCTCCACCCGCGTCGCTCCCGAGCTGCCCATCGCCCCCGAGGACCGGCCCCGGAGCGCCCCTCTCCGTGCGTCCCGAGGTCCCCGGCTCGCCGCCTCGGCCCGGATCCGGAAGTCTTCACCGGTGGGGGCGCCCCGGTTGGGCGCGGCGCCCCGCGCCTTCCGCCCCGGCGTCCCCGCGCTCGACCTGTTTCCGACCGCGCTGTGGGGTCGCACGGTGACGCGCGTCCATGCGCGCGCGAGCACCGGGCTGCTCGATGGGGGTGACCCCCTGGGCCATGCACCCCTTCGCGAAGCCATCGCTGTCCATGTGTCCGCGTCGCGCGGGGTGCGGTGTGTGGCCGAACAGATCTTCGTGACCGCAGGGACGCAGCAGGCGTTCGATGAGGTCCTCCGGCTCGCGCTCGACCCGGGAGACGCGGTCTGGGTGGAAGACCCGGGCTACCCCGGTGTCCGTCGCGCGGTGCTCGCCGCGGGTGGCCGGACGGTTCCCGTGCCCGTGGATTCGGAAGGGCTGGACGTGGGCGCTGGCATGGCTCGGGCGCCCCGGGCCCGCGTCGCGGTGGTGGCGCCCTCGCACCAGTATCCGCTGGGCGCCACGCTGAGCCTGGCGCGACGGATGGCGCTGCTGCGCTGGGCGGCACGCACGCGGGCCGTGATCATCGAGGACGACTACGACAGTGAGTTCCGTCACCGGGGCCGTCCCCTCACCGCGCTCCAGGGGCTGGATGAGACCGGCTGCGTCGTCTACGTGGGCACCTTCAGCAAGTCGATGTTCCCCGGCCTGCGCCTGGGCTTCTTCGTCGCGCCGCCGTCCCTGGTGGACGCCTTCGCCTCGGCCCGTGCCTCCGCCCCCGCGCCCGCCTCATCGCTGGAGCAGGCGGCCCTGGCGGTGTTCCTCGCGGAAGGTCACTTCGCGCGCCACCTGCGCCGGATGCGGGTGGCCTACCGGGAGCGCGGCGAAGCACTGCTGGATGCGCTGCGCGCCGACTGCGCTGGAGCCCTGACGCCCCGGCCCTGTGACACCGGCATGCAGGTGTCCGCGTCGCTCGCGGCGCCCCTGTCCGACCTGCGCGTCCGCGAGGAAGCGGCCCGGCGGGGCGTGGAGGTGGCTGCCCTGTCCGACTATTTCCTCGGGCGGAGTCGTGAGGCCGGCCTCGTCCTCGGTTTCGGCGGCGTACGCCCGGACGCCCTCCGCGCGGGGACACGGACGCTGGCCCGTGGGCTGGAGGCCCTGCGCGGGCGCTGA
- a CDS encoding DNA/RNA non-specific endonuclease, with product MSLRIPTRAAPPRPAPANASDTAAAPANTAVPAAPVPGNAAPASALPSNTVAAPSGGSWKRSATKEVAISDLQQKFGWTDESWQGRLLKAADEGGVGGRGENGQVSAAELEAYLSAPTDAQFLTSTAIQQQRAALDAKLAGGAQSVKVDAFDSPWQASVAKRADLLGGNADGQLSAEELTAYVNASKANQAKGTGTAADTQWVPDQQMATFQSRVAEVAGEMDPLRPVGGEGATPGLNLVKEYSRTLLDTDKNVPTFVSYMLSAADVKETPADVSRLKSTFVRDPEVGVGGVTDSDYNNTGFDRGHMKAAEDSPTQAAMNEGHYMSNIAPQHGNHNQQVWRTLERGVSELVKETGGKAYIVTGNLYLDDKGKPLPPESIDTMGAKDRKMAVPTHNFKTVLLELPNGNLSMFAYMVPNAKEGPSKKDDIVPMLEASRVPVDQLEGLLGQDLYAQLPKGVQEKLETDASAAGIFQQQSLYESATLLRG from the coding sequence ATGTCGCTGCGAATCCCGACGCGAGCCGCTCCCCCGCGCCCTGCGCCCGCGAATGCGTCCGACACCGCCGCCGCGCCCGCGAACACCGCGGTGCCTGCCGCGCCCGTGCCGGGCAATGCCGCTCCCGCCAGCGCCCTTCCTTCCAACACGGTGGCGGCCCCCTCGGGGGGAAGCTGGAAGCGCTCCGCGACCAAGGAGGTGGCCATCTCCGACCTCCAGCAGAAGTTCGGCTGGACGGATGAGAGCTGGCAGGGCCGCCTGCTGAAGGCGGCGGACGAGGGCGGCGTGGGCGGCCGGGGTGAGAACGGCCAGGTGTCCGCGGCGGAGCTGGAGGCGTACCTCTCCGCGCCCACGGACGCGCAGTTCCTCACGTCCACGGCCATCCAGCAGCAGCGCGCGGCGCTCGACGCGAAGCTCGCGGGGGGCGCGCAGTCGGTGAAGGTGGACGCGTTCGACAGCCCCTGGCAGGCGTCGGTGGCGAAGCGCGCGGACCTCCTGGGCGGCAACGCGGACGGTCAGCTGTCCGCGGAAGAGCTGACGGCCTACGTGAACGCGTCCAAGGCGAACCAGGCCAAGGGCACGGGCACGGCGGCGGACACGCAGTGGGTACCCGACCAGCAGATGGCCACCTTCCAGAGCCGCGTGGCGGAGGTCGCGGGCGAGATGGATCCGCTCCGGCCGGTGGGCGGCGAGGGCGCGACGCCTGGGCTGAACCTGGTGAAGGAGTACTCGCGCACGCTGCTGGACACGGACAAGAACGTGCCCACGTTCGTCAGCTACATGCTGTCCGCGGCGGACGTGAAGGAGACGCCCGCGGACGTCAGCCGGCTCAAGAGCACCTTCGTGCGCGACCCGGAAGTGGGCGTCGGGGGCGTGACGGACTCCGACTACAACAACACCGGCTTCGACCGGGGACACATGAAGGCGGCCGAGGATTCGCCCACGCAGGCGGCGATGAACGAAGGCCACTACATGAGCAACATCGCCCCGCAGCACGGCAATCACAACCAGCAGGTGTGGCGCACGCTGGAGCGCGGCGTGTCGGAGCTGGTGAAGGAGACGGGCGGCAAGGCCTACATCGTCACGGGCAACCTGTACCTGGACGACAAGGGCAAGCCGCTGCCGCCCGAGTCCATCGACACGATGGGCGCGAAGGACCGCAAGATGGCGGTGCCCACGCACAACTTCAAGACGGTGCTGCTGGAGCTGCCCAACGGCAACCTGTCGATGTTCGCGTACATGGTGCCGAACGCGAAGGAAGGCCCGTCCAAGAAGGACGACATCGTCCCCATGCTGGAGGCCTCGCGCGTGCCGGTGGACCAGTTGGAGGGGCTGCTGGGCCAGGACCTCTACGCGCAGCTGCCCAAGGGCGTGCAGGAGAAGCTGGAGACGGACGCGTCCGCGGCCGGCATCTTCCAGCAGCAGAGCCTCTACGAGTCCGCGACGCTGCTGCGCGGCTGA
- a CDS encoding gamma-glutamylcyclotransferase family protein gives MAPGPAASRPWFAFSLDLAPAAASRHLHGLPPVPDFPEGELAEALDVDVVYDVHVPNWGGRVARLVDAPGHHVTGRLRAVDAESWPVLARLETALALANEERPVRVRTASGAVVEAHAFTPSARNTSTQGPVSEAFLITLAVAAERARLPAAVVEKLQAEARIVHAVQHARPDGHPPQAPHKPGIK, from the coding sequence ATGGCACCTGGCCCCGCGGCTTCGCGTCCCTGGTTCGCGTTCTCCCTCGACCTGGCTCCGGCCGCGGCGAGCCGGCACCTGCACGGCCTGCCCCCCGTGCCCGACTTCCCCGAAGGCGAGCTCGCCGAAGCCCTGGACGTGGACGTCGTCTATGACGTCCACGTGCCCAACTGGGGCGGCCGGGTCGCGCGTCTCGTGGACGCCCCCGGACACCACGTCACCGGCCGGCTGCGTGCCGTGGACGCCGAGTCCTGGCCCGTCCTGGCCCGCCTGGAGACCGCCCTCGCCCTGGCCAACGAGGAGCGTCCGGTGCGGGTGCGCACCGCGTCGGGCGCCGTGGTGGAGGCCCACGCCTTCACCCCCTCCGCCCGGAACACCTCCACCCAGGGGCCCGTCAGCGAGGCCTTCCTGATCACCCTCGCCGTCGCCGCCGAGCGCGCCCGCCTGCCTGCCGCCGTCGTCGAAAAACTCCAGGCCGAAGCCCGCATTGTCCATGCCGTCCAGCACGCCCGACCCGACGGTCACCCCCCGCAGGCGCCCCACAAGCCCGGCATAAAGTGA
- a CDS encoding ATP-grasp domain-containing protein translates to MHWVVQNNLFNEQGFHTLMDVLAHGSIPHTLVKVIPFGGGVEPTLELSGPVVVMGSFSLTRHALTQGWTPGAFINDQFDYRLWRKHLGRHLLNADATVCRLADVPAREGRFFIRPCLDDKSFSGMVTSWEAFAKWREQVLALDTYATVSADTWVALSEPRAIQREYRMVVVDGRVITGSLYKLGDRVLASSEVEPEVHAFAQRMADTWGPDRAYALDVFMHGGELYVGEINNLNSAGFYAYDVGKMVAAVEAMRF, encoded by the coding sequence ATGCACTGGGTCGTCCAGAACAACCTCTTCAACGAGCAGGGCTTCCACACGTTGATGGATGTCCTGGCGCATGGCTCCATCCCGCACACGCTGGTCAAGGTCATCCCCTTCGGAGGCGGCGTCGAGCCCACGCTGGAGCTCTCGGGGCCGGTGGTCGTGATGGGGTCGTTCAGCCTGACGCGCCATGCGCTCACGCAGGGCTGGACTCCGGGCGCCTTCATCAACGACCAGTTCGACTATCGCCTCTGGCGCAAGCACCTGGGCCGGCACCTGTTGAACGCGGACGCCACGGTCTGCCGGCTCGCGGACGTGCCCGCGCGGGAGGGGCGCTTCTTCATCCGGCCCTGTCTGGATGACAAGTCGTTCTCCGGGATGGTGACGTCGTGGGAGGCGTTCGCGAAGTGGCGCGAGCAGGTCCTCGCGCTCGACACGTACGCCACGGTGTCCGCGGACACGTGGGTGGCGCTCAGCGAGCCCAGGGCCATCCAACGCGAGTACCGCATGGTCGTCGTGGACGGCCGGGTCATCACGGGCTCGCTCTACAAGCTGGGCGACCGGGTGTTGGCTTCCTCGGAGGTGGAGCCGGAGGTCCACGCGTTCGCCCAGCGCATGGCGGACACCTGGGGGCCGGACCGCGCCTATGCGCTGGATGTCTTCATGCACGGGGGCGAGCTGTACGTCGGGGAGATCAACAACCTGAATTCGGCCGGCTTCTATGCCTACGACGTCGGCAAGATGGTGGCCGCCGTGGAGGCCATGCGTTTCTAG
- a CDS encoding NAD(P)/FAD-dependent oxidoreductase, with the protein MKRHDVVVVGGGPAGLAVAIAAAQRGLDTVVLERSSTPVDKACGEGLMPSGLAALERLGALAHLDRRESSPFVGIRYVQEDGTMAEGLLPAPGGLGVRRLALSTALVTRAREVGVDLREYSQVVAHQRTEEGVLLETPTGSVQARFLVAADGLASPLRRAEGLDVVREGPRRFGLRRHFRCVPWTPYVEVHFASGVEAYVTPAGAERVGIAFLWEAGTVAERVGFEALLAHFPRLAEKLAGVEPDSQVRGAGPLARVARTRVADRFALVGDAAGYVDAVTGEGLTLAFACAESLGALLPDALAKGAGRDTLLPYERTFQRVFRKYSWTTHGLLMLARRPRLRRPVVRLLGHSPWLFERILAAVVT; encoded by the coding sequence GTGAAACGCCACGACGTCGTCGTGGTCGGAGGCGGTCCGGCGGGGCTCGCGGTGGCCATCGCCGCGGCCCAGCGCGGGTTGGACACGGTGGTGCTGGAGCGCTCCTCCACGCCCGTGGACAAGGCCTGTGGTGAGGGCCTGATGCCTTCGGGGCTCGCGGCGTTGGAGCGGCTGGGCGCGCTGGCGCACCTGGACCGGCGCGAGAGCTCGCCCTTCGTCGGCATCCGCTACGTGCAGGAGGATGGCACCATGGCGGAAGGCCTGCTGCCGGCCCCCGGTGGGCTGGGGGTGCGCAGGCTGGCCCTGTCCACGGCGCTCGTGACACGCGCGCGCGAGGTGGGTGTGGACCTGCGGGAGTACTCGCAGGTCGTGGCGCACCAGCGCACGGAGGAGGGGGTGCTGCTGGAGACGCCCACGGGGTCGGTGCAGGCCCGGTTCCTGGTGGCGGCGGACGGACTGGCTTCGCCGCTGCGCCGCGCGGAGGGCCTGGACGTGGTGCGGGAAGGCCCGCGCCGCTTCGGGCTGCGGCGGCACTTCCGCTGCGTGCCGTGGACGCCCTACGTGGAGGTGCACTTCGCCTCCGGCGTCGAGGCGTACGTGACGCCCGCCGGAGCGGAGCGCGTGGGCATCGCCTTCCTGTGGGAGGCGGGCACCGTGGCGGAGCGCGTGGGCTTCGAGGCGTTGCTGGCCCACTTCCCGAGGCTGGCGGAGAAGCTCGCGGGCGTGGAGCCGGACTCGCAGGTGCGCGGCGCGGGCCCGCTGGCGCGCGTGGCCCGGACGCGGGTGGCGGACCGCTTCGCGCTGGTGGGAGACGCGGCGGGCTATGTGGACGCGGTGACAGGGGAGGGCCTCACCCTGGCCTTCGCCTGCGCGGAGTCCCTGGGCGCGCTGCTCCCGGACGCGCTGGCGAAGGGCGCGGGCCGCGACACGCTGCTGCCCTACGAGCGCACCTTCCAGCGCGTGTTCCGCAAGTACTCCTGGACGACGCACGGCCTGTTGATGCTCGCGCGGCGCCCGCGCCTTCGCAGGCCCGTGGTGCGCCTGCTGGGCCACAGTCCCTGGCTCTTCGAGCGCATCCTCGCCGCCGTGGTGACGTGA